In Sulfuracidifex metallicus DSM 6482 = JCM 9184, a single window of DNA contains:
- the ilvC gene encoding ketol-acid reductoisomerase → MINIAKIYTDKDASLDALKGKKIAVLGYGNQGRAWALNMKDSGLNIVVGLERQGKSWEKATKDGFKPVKTEDAVKDADVIIFLIPDMVQRTVWLEKVRPNMKKGADLVFAHGFNIHFKMIEPPTDSDVYMVAPKGPGDTVREYYVAGGGVPVLVATYQDVSGKALEKALAIAKGIGATRSGALVSSFKEETETDLVGEQTILVGGIMELMKSAFETLVEMGYQPEVAYFETINEVKMIVDIIHSKGLSGMLRAVSDTAKYGGITVGKKVINEDVRKRIREAAERVRSGEFAAEWVEEYNKGMPVVINGLKENDNSLEQKVADELRELIERGKPKK, encoded by the coding sequence GTGATAAATATAGCAAAAATCTACACTGATAAAGATGCGTCATTAGACGCTTTAAAAGGTAAAAAAATAGCCGTACTGGGTTACGGAAACCAGGGAAGGGCATGGGCCCTTAATATGAAGGACTCTGGGCTAAACATTGTAGTAGGTCTAGAGAGACAAGGAAAATCTTGGGAAAAGGCAACTAAGGATGGATTCAAGCCGGTGAAGACTGAAGATGCAGTAAAGGACGCAGATGTGATAATATTTCTAATACCTGACATGGTGCAGAGAACGGTATGGTTAGAGAAAGTAAGGCCAAACATGAAGAAGGGAGCAGATCTCGTATTTGCACATGGGTTCAACATACACTTTAAGATGATAGAGCCTCCTACCGACTCGGACGTATACATGGTAGCTCCCAAAGGTCCTGGAGATACAGTAAGGGAATACTACGTAGCTGGAGGGGGAGTACCCGTACTCGTGGCAACTTACCAAGATGTCTCAGGAAAGGCTTTGGAGAAGGCCTTAGCGATAGCTAAGGGTATAGGAGCAACAAGATCAGGAGCATTAGTTAGCTCATTTAAAGAGGAAACAGAAACTGACCTTGTAGGAGAACAAACGATCCTTGTAGGTGGCATAATGGAATTGATGAAGTCTGCCTTCGAGACGTTAGTTGAGATGGGGTATCAACCTGAAGTTGCTTACTTCGAGACTATAAATGAAGTGAAAATGATAGTTGACATAATTCACTCTAAAGGACTTAGTGGAATGCTGCGTGCGGTATCTGACACGGCTAAATACGGTGGAATAACTGTAGGTAAAAAAGTGATTAACGAGGACGTAAGGAAGAGGATAAGAGAAGCCGCGGAGAGAGTCAGAAGTGGAGAGTTCGCAGCGGAATGGGTTGAGGAATACAACAAGGGAATGCCAGTTGTTATTAACGGACTCAAAGAAAATGATAACAGCTTAGAACAAAAGGTAGCGGATGAGCTAAGAGAACTGATCGAGAGAGGAAAACCTAAAAAATGA
- the hjc gene encoding Holliday junction resolvase Hjc, producing MNSRKRKGTSAELFLFKKLRDKGFAVTRSPASGSKRKDPIPDIIALKKGIILLIELKSRSKDGKVYVSKEQAEGAMVFADKSGGFLFLGIKTPTTFRFLDFSKLRQTKGGNYVADEKTLEIEGFSFDDLIRFVDKKLGISLDDFMKG from the coding sequence GTGAATAGTAGAAAGAGAAAGGGAACTTCTGCTGAGCTTTTTCTGTTCAAAAAATTGAGAGACAAGGGATTTGCAGTAACTAGATCTCCCGCAAGTGGAAGCAAGAGAAAGGACCCCATACCTGACATTATAGCCCTTAAGAAAGGCATAATTTTGCTAATAGAATTAAAGAGCAGATCTAAGGACGGCAAGGTATACGTAAGTAAGGAACAAGCAGAAGGAGCTATGGTTTTTGCTGACAAAAGTGGTGGATTTCTTTTCCTAGGGATAAAAACACCAACAACATTTAGATTCTTGGATTTCTCTAAGCTGAGACAAACCAAAGGAGGAAATTACGTTGCAGACGAAAAGACTTTAGAGATTGAAGGATTCAGTTTCGATGACCTTATCAGGTTTGTAGATAAAAAACTAGGTATATCCCTAGACGATTTCATGAAAGGTTGA
- a CDS encoding ATPase, T2SS/T4P/T4SS family, whose amino-acid sequence MLDKSSLLNGVSKYLERNVIYGNILIHRSLLRELEEESKEGMVSGDIALDEINRVKEMAERLLIGFDIVGETAGRDSNVVVRDYCKENGCTVVTSDELQRKMCDLIKVDCVLLQPLPDDKVVIEKFFDESTMSVHLKEDSRPKAKRGKPGEWEFVELSDKVISKPEMKHIVSDVVNSVRFVKGSFIEIERKGSMIIQLGTYRIVVTRPPLSDGWEMTVTRPVARRKMEDYSLDPKLLDKFKEHAEGIIIAGSPGMGKTTFAQALAEYYMELGKIVKTIESPRDMHLPSDITQYSKNYAEIGELHDILLLSRPDYTVYDEMRNDEDFKLYTDLRLAGIGMIGVVHATSPIDAIHRFVNRSDLGTIPNILDTVVFIKNGGVEKVYSLEMTVKVPSGLKEADLTRPVVEIKDFLNDKVEYEMYVFGEQTMIVPVKAGSLRGDSMENRLSKIVENVIPNASVSYEQGEYVVNIPKEEIGKFNRKLTSRLRKLEKKHNIRIRIRLSE is encoded by the coding sequence ATGTTAGATAAAAGTTCCCTGCTTAACGGGGTTTCAAAATACCTTGAACGTAATGTAATATATGGGAACATTCTCATTCATAGGTCTCTATTAAGAGAACTGGAGGAAGAGAGTAAAGAGGGTATGGTAAGCGGTGACATAGCGTTAGACGAGATAAACAGAGTAAAGGAAATGGCTGAGAGACTTCTGATAGGTTTTGACATAGTAGGTGAAACAGCTGGCAGGGACTCTAATGTAGTTGTAAGGGATTATTGTAAGGAAAATGGATGTACAGTTGTTACGTCAGACGAGCTTCAGAGGAAAATGTGTGACTTAATTAAAGTTGACTGCGTTCTATTGCAACCACTTCCGGACGATAAAGTAGTGATTGAGAAGTTCTTTGATGAGTCTACCATGAGCGTTCATTTAAAGGAAGATTCTAGACCTAAGGCTAAGAGGGGAAAGCCAGGAGAATGGGAGTTCGTTGAACTATCGGATAAAGTCATATCCAAACCAGAAATGAAACATATAGTGTCTGACGTTGTAAACAGTGTCCGTTTCGTTAAAGGCTCCTTCATAGAAATCGAAAGGAAGGGTTCAATGATAATACAGTTAGGTACGTATAGGATTGTTGTTACAAGACCGCCGTTGAGCGACGGATGGGAGATGACGGTGACAAGACCGGTAGCCAGGAGAAAAATGGAGGATTACTCTTTGGATCCTAAGCTTCTGGACAAGTTCAAGGAACACGCTGAGGGAATTATAATAGCGGGTTCCCCTGGAATGGGAAAGACAACTTTTGCCCAAGCTCTAGCTGAATATTATATGGAACTCGGTAAGATAGTTAAGACTATTGAGAGCCCTAGAGACATGCATTTACCTTCAGATATTACACAGTACTCAAAGAACTATGCCGAGATAGGTGAACTTCATGATATACTTTTATTGAGTAGGCCTGACTATACTGTTTACGACGAGATGAGGAACGATGAGGACTTCAAACTATACACAGATCTTAGACTAGCTGGAATAGGTATGATAGGAGTAGTTCATGCAACATCTCCTATAGATGCCATCCACAGATTTGTTAATAGGTCAGATCTTGGTACAATACCTAATATTTTAGATACTGTTGTTTTTATAAAGAACGGAGGAGTTGAAAAGGTATATTCTTTAGAAATGACCGTTAAGGTTCCATCGGGACTAAAGGAGGCTGACCTAACCAGACCTGTAGTTGAGATAAAGGACTTCTTGAATGATAAGGTTGAATATGAGATGTATGTTTTCGGAGAACAGACTATGATAGTTCCAGTTAAGGCAGGATCACTTAGGGGCGATTCAATGGAAAATAGACTATCTAAGATAGTCGAGAACGTCATACCGAACGCCTCAGTTTCATATGAACAAGGAGAGTACGTGGTTAATATACCCAAGGAGGAGATAGGTAAATTTAACAGAAAGCTAACTTCGAGGCTTAGGAAACTTGAAAAGAAGCATAACATTAGAATAAGGATCAGGCTTTCAGAATGA
- the pdxT gene encoding pyridoxal 5'-phosphate synthase glutaminase subunit PdxT, which translates to MKIGVLAYQGSFEEHALQTKRAGGSVDVVPVKTTKDIAKIDGVIIPGGESTTIGMLASKLGLMDELRDQINSGLPVLGTCAGAIILAKEAVDSKVKKQQELLKAMDVSVVRNYYGRQRESFEADVDLSEIGGEKSRVVFIRSPAITKVWGNAKSLSKLNGVTIMAQEGGMLATTFHPELSNTLAVHKYFLSLVKK; encoded by the coding sequence ATGAAAATAGGCGTTCTAGCTTATCAGGGAAGTTTTGAGGAGCATGCCCTTCAGACTAAAAGGGCTGGAGGCTCAGTAGATGTTGTGCCAGTAAAGACTACAAAGGATATTGCTAAGATAGACGGTGTTATAATTCCTGGAGGAGAAAGCACAACAATTGGAATGTTAGCTTCAAAGCTAGGGCTAATGGATGAATTAAGGGATCAAATAAACTCCGGCCTTCCAGTTCTGGGCACTTGTGCAGGTGCAATAATTTTGGCAAAGGAGGCTGTTGATTCTAAGGTGAAGAAACAGCAGGAGCTGCTTAAAGCTATGGATGTATCCGTTGTTAGGAACTATTATGGTAGGCAAAGGGAAAGCTTCGAGGCTGACGTTGATCTATCTGAAATAGGCGGAGAAAAGTCTAGAGTAGTTTTCATAAGGTCTCCTGCAATAACTAAGGTATGGGGTAATGCTAAATCACTATCTAAACTTAATGGAGTTACAATAATGGCTCAAGAAGGTGGAATGTTAGCTACAACTTTCCATCCAGAGCTCTCTAATACTCTAGCGGTTCACAAGTATTTCCTCTCCCTTGTTAAGAAGTAA
- the pdxS gene encoding pyridoxal 5'-phosphate synthase lyase subunit PdxS — MRIYELSFSEIEEYFYKLAEVRDSLKDQGLLTELPELKSKTELAEGTTMVKHAFPIFQKGGVVMDVTNTKQAEIAEEGGAVSVMVLDKLPYDVRKAGGVARMADPKVIEEVMSTITIPVMAKVRIGHYYEAKVLEALDVDMIDESEVLTPADETHHINKWLFKVPFVNGARNLGEALRRISEGAAMIRTKGEPGTGNVSEAVRHMKLINSELRSLVSMTEEDRNMKAREYQVSYQLIELVAKLGRLPIVNFAAGGIATPADAALMMWLGSDGLFVGSGIFKSEDPEVRARAIVMATSGWEYPEIVLEAQKMISEQKTMMGIDIKSLPPDQLLQVRDT, encoded by the coding sequence ATGAGAATTTATGAGCTCTCCTTCTCGGAGATCGAGGAATATTTCTACAAGCTCGCTGAGGTGCGAGACTCCTTAAAAGACCAAGGTCTCCTCACCGAGTTACCAGAGTTGAAGTCAAAGACCGAATTAGCAGAAGGCACAACTATGGTAAAGCATGCCTTCCCTATATTCCAAAAGGGAGGCGTAGTAATGGATGTTACCAACACTAAGCAAGCTGAAATAGCTGAGGAAGGCGGAGCTGTCTCAGTGATGGTTCTAGATAAGTTGCCCTATGATGTAAGGAAAGCAGGCGGAGTGGCAAGAATGGCAGATCCTAAGGTAATTGAGGAAGTAATGTCTACCATCACTATACCAGTGATGGCTAAGGTAAGGATAGGTCATTATTACGAGGCTAAAGTTCTGGAGGCATTAGACGTAGATATGATAGACGAGAGCGAGGTGCTGACTCCCGCAGACGAGACCCATCATATTAATAAATGGCTATTCAAGGTTCCATTCGTAAATGGAGCTAGAAATCTAGGAGAAGCGTTAAGACGTATTTCAGAAGGTGCAGCTATGATAAGGACAAAGGGAGAGCCTGGAACTGGAAACGTAAGTGAAGCAGTTAGGCATATGAAGCTTATAAACTCTGAACTAAGGAGCCTCGTTTCAATGACAGAAGAAGATCGTAACATGAAAGCGAGAGAGTATCAAGTATCATATCAATTGATAGAGTTGGTTGCTAAGCTGGGAAGACTCCCCATAGTTAATTTCGCAGCTGGAGGCATAGCTACTCCAGCTGACGCTGCCCTAATGATGTGGCTAGGTTCTGACGGACTTTTCGTTGGCTCTGGAATATTTAAGAGCGAGGATCCAGAAGTCAGAGCAAGAGCTATAGTCATGGCAACTTCCGGTTGGGAGTATCCAGAAATAGTCTTGGAAGCTCAGAAAATGATTAGCGAACAGAAGACAATGATGGGCATAGACATAAAGTCCTTACCACCAGATCAGTTACTTCAGGTGAGGGATACATGA